Proteins from a genomic interval of Microbacterium phyllosphaerae:
- a CDS encoding methionine ABC transporter permease codes for MDRLNELWPELWKAALETLYMTSFALVLGGILGLAIGVILYVTRPGGLAQNRAVAVIANLGVNFFRPIPFVLFVAVAQPLARVVVGTGIGTTAGAFMIALAAAFAIGRIVEQHLVSVSPGVIEAARAMGAGPWRILFTVAIPESLGPLILGYTFIVVALIDMTAMAGLIGGGGLGAFAQIYGFRQFEPVVMWTAIVLIVVFVHLVQILGTRLARKIMRR; via the coding sequence ATGGACCGTCTGAACGAACTGTGGCCCGAGCTGTGGAAGGCCGCGCTCGAGACCCTGTACATGACGTCGTTCGCGCTCGTGCTCGGCGGCATCCTCGGCCTCGCGATCGGTGTGATCCTCTACGTCACCCGGCCGGGAGGGCTCGCGCAGAACCGCGCGGTCGCGGTCATCGCGAACCTCGGAGTCAACTTCTTCCGCCCGATCCCGTTCGTGCTCTTCGTGGCGGTCGCCCAGCCTCTGGCTCGCGTCGTGGTCGGAACGGGCATCGGCACGACCGCCGGGGCCTTCATGATCGCTCTGGCGGCCGCTTTCGCGATCGGACGCATCGTCGAGCAGCACCTCGTGTCGGTCTCGCCTGGCGTGATCGAGGCCGCTCGTGCCATGGGTGCCGGCCCGTGGCGCATCCTCTTCACCGTCGCGATCCCCGAGTCGCTCGGGCCGCTCATCCTGGGCTACACCTTCATCGTGGTGGCGCTCATCGACATGACGGCGATGGCCGGTCTCATCGGCGGCGGCGGGCTCGGTGCGTTCGCCCAGATCTACGGCTTCCGGCAGTTCGAGCCTGTCGTCATGTGGACGGCCATCGTGCTGATCGTGGTGTTCGTGCACCTCGTGCAGATCCTCGGAACGAGGCTCGCACGCAAGATCATGCGCCGCTGA
- a CDS encoding methionine ABC transporter ATP-binding protein, protein MPIVTLTNVSKSYPSRTRDDAEVVAVDDVTLSIEKGDVFGIIGYSGAGKSTLVRLINALEPATSGTITVDDVDITALKESELRKVRGGIGMIFQQFNLFASRSVKANIAYPLKLAGWSKADIETRVAELLSFVGLADKAKAYPEQLSGGQKQRVGIARALATGPAILLADEATSALDPQTTHEVLDLLKRVNREQGVTIVVITHEMDVIQTIATKVAVMENGRVIEQGDVFDVFSAPQNPASQRFVGTVVKGIPSPSELSVLRERHRGRLVTFSFRDGDSSQAQVFLDLAAAGLDFELVYGGINDIRGRAFGHLTLAIRGEDAVVDRTLAGIGERVEVTEIAGEEAR, encoded by the coding sequence ATGCCGATCGTCACCCTGACGAACGTCTCGAAGTCCTACCCCTCCCGCACGCGTGATGACGCAGAGGTCGTGGCCGTCGACGACGTCACCCTCTCGATCGAGAAGGGCGATGTCTTCGGCATCATCGGCTACTCCGGTGCGGGCAAGTCGACCCTCGTGCGCCTGATCAACGCCCTCGAGCCGGCGACGAGCGGCACCATCACAGTCGACGATGTCGACATCACGGCGCTCAAGGAGAGCGAGCTGCGCAAGGTGCGCGGCGGGATCGGCATGATCTTCCAGCAGTTCAACCTCTTCGCCTCCCGCAGCGTCAAGGCGAACATCGCCTATCCGCTCAAACTCGCCGGCTGGTCGAAGGCCGATATCGAGACGAGGGTCGCCGAGCTGCTCAGCTTCGTCGGCCTGGCCGACAAGGCGAAGGCGTACCCCGAGCAGCTGTCGGGCGGACAGAAGCAGCGCGTCGGCATCGCCCGTGCTCTCGCCACCGGCCCCGCGATCCTGCTCGCCGACGAGGCCACCAGCGCCCTCGACCCGCAGACCACGCACGAGGTGCTCGACCTCCTCAAGCGCGTCAACAGGGAGCAGGGCGTCACGATCGTGGTCATCACACACGAGATGGACGTCATCCAGACCATCGCCACCAAGGTCGCAGTCATGGAGAACGGTCGCGTGATCGAGCAAGGTGACGTGTTCGACGTCTTCTCGGCTCCGCAGAACCCCGCGTCGCAACGCTTCGTCGGCACGGTCGTGAAGGGCATCCCGTCGCCGTCCGAGCTGTCCGTGCTGCGCGAGCGCCACCGGGGGCGCCTCGTGACGTTCTCGTTCCGTGACGGCGACTCGTCGCAGGCGCAGGTCTTCCTCGACCTGGCTGCCGCGGGGCTCGACTTCGAGCTCGTGTACGGCGGCATCAACGACATCCGCGGGCGGGCCTTCGGGCACCTCACGCTCGCGATCCGCGGCGAGGATGCGGTCGTCGACCGGACGCTCGCAGGAATCGGCGAACGCGTCGAAGTGACCGAGATCGCCGGAGAGGAGGCGCGCTGA
- a CDS encoding MetQ/NlpA family ABC transporter substrate-binding protein, whose protein sequence is MSITASRRTTSVIAALAAVPLFVALAGCATASSEAGSGGGDSENETVKIGVVGKGDAQWAPFVEAAADEGITVELVDFGSYEQPNPALTEGEIDLNQFQHIVYLAEYNSASGSDLTPIGSTAIYPLGLYSKKYDDVDSIPKGETVAVPDDASNQARALLVLQSAGLIELKSGGTIFSDLADVDTDKSKVKVTALEAALIPTSLPDVAAAIINNDFVEDSGLTFDDAIAQDDPEDPNALPYVNIFAARAEDADNETYLKLVEIFQTNEDVQAGLIESSGDTAVPLQTPVEDLVASLEKVQKDTEANK, encoded by the coding sequence ATGTCCATCACAGCATCCCGTCGGACCACATCCGTCATCGCCGCGCTCGCCGCGGTCCCGCTCTTCGTCGCACTCGCAGGCTGCGCGACGGCATCCTCCGAGGCAGGCTCCGGCGGCGGTGACTCCGAGAACGAGACCGTCAAGATCGGTGTCGTCGGCAAGGGGGACGCACAGTGGGCTCCGTTCGTCGAGGCCGCCGCTGACGAGGGCATCACGGTCGAGCTCGTCGACTTCGGATCCTACGAGCAGCCGAACCCCGCACTCACCGAGGGTGAGATCGACCTCAACCAGTTCCAGCACATCGTGTACCTGGCCGAGTACAACAGCGCTTCGGGCTCCGACCTGACGCCGATCGGCTCGACCGCGATCTACCCGCTGGGCCTGTACTCGAAGAAGTACGACGACGTCGACAGCATCCCCAAGGGTGAGACCGTCGCCGTTCCGGACGACGCGTCGAACCAGGCACGTGCGCTGCTCGTGCTGCAGTCGGCCGGTCTGATCGAGCTCAAGAGCGGCGGGACGATCTTCTCCGACCTCGCCGACGTCGACACCGACAAGTCGAAGGTCAAGGTCACGGCCCTCGAGGCCGCGCTCATCCCGACCTCGCTGCCCGATGTCGCCGCCGCGATCATCAACAACGATTTCGTCGAGGACTCCGGTCTGACATTCGACGACGCGATCGCGCAGGACGACCCGGAGGACCCGAACGCACTGCCGTACGTGAACATCTTCGCGGCACGTGCCGAAGACGCCGACAACGAGACGTACCTCAAGCTCGTCGAGATCTTCCAGACGAACGAGGACGTGCAGGCCGGTCTGATCGAGTCGTCGGGTGACACCGCGGTTCCGCTGCAGACCCCGGTCGAGGACCTCGTCGCCTCGCTCGAGAAGGTCCAGAAGGACACCGAAGCCAACAAGTGA
- a CDS encoding Na+/H+ antiporter, whose protein sequence is MEGLEVTVLIGLTILVGTLIAPRVRLALPLVLVIFGLLLGFVPQLREIQLPPETVLLLFLPVMLFWESLTTSLRSIRRDFRYILPMSTVLVVASAFAVAGVGLVFGMPWETALILGAAVAPPDATAVAALGRLLPRRMFMKLKAESLTNDGTALVLYAIAVSLALGGNITPLSVTMSVLTSYIGGIAAGVVVAALGYLLLRRTSSTIVINVTLLLIPFSAFLLAEIVHASGVLAVVVAGLIVAYVSPRVTTASSRRQADAAWPFGVFLLNGALFVLIGLEVQFVAHEISAAAIGRLVLITLGVWVTLLVVRYLFQVMNILFQRRAGSRPSAGARARSMAVSTVAGMRGAVSLAIALSVPAASATEGEIAGRDEIVFVTAGVIMLSLLVQGPLLPAIVRWARFPADHIEDEEYELAERTISGAALAALDDLAAEHGVGQEIRDKVRAEGYQMLEFSNARALAREQAIVDAEAQALDVLLDEPDPLGSGNTMSEAAGDGGSDGGSDAAQTMLRLPDATRIGADGEGADGEVRTLQMLATSADVDVMQRSPLLRHEEHTRLKLALIDRKREVLLGLRREGTVDDLVVRRISARLDLEQVRLQGIEDYD, encoded by the coding sequence ATGGAAGGACTCGAGGTCACCGTCCTGATCGGACTCACGATCCTCGTGGGCACGTTGATCGCGCCGCGCGTCCGGTTGGCGCTGCCGCTCGTGCTCGTGATCTTCGGCCTGCTGCTCGGGTTCGTGCCGCAGCTGCGCGAGATCCAACTGCCCCCGGAGACGGTGCTGCTGCTGTTCCTCCCGGTGATGCTGTTCTGGGAGAGCCTCACGACATCCCTGCGCTCCATCCGACGTGACTTCCGCTACATCCTGCCGATGAGCACGGTGCTCGTCGTGGCATCCGCGTTCGCCGTGGCAGGCGTGGGGCTTGTGTTCGGGATGCCGTGGGAGACCGCGCTGATCCTCGGTGCCGCGGTCGCTCCGCCGGATGCGACGGCCGTCGCCGCGCTCGGCCGACTGCTGCCGAGGCGCATGTTCATGAAGCTCAAGGCCGAGAGCCTGACGAACGACGGCACCGCTCTGGTGCTGTACGCGATCGCCGTGTCGCTGGCACTCGGCGGCAACATCACGCCGCTCTCGGTGACGATGTCTGTGCTCACCTCGTACATCGGAGGCATCGCGGCCGGTGTCGTCGTCGCGGCGCTCGGCTACCTGCTGCTGCGTCGCACGTCGTCGACGATCGTCATCAACGTGACGCTCCTGCTCATCCCCTTCTCGGCGTTCCTGCTCGCCGAGATCGTGCACGCGTCCGGCGTCCTCGCCGTGGTGGTCGCAGGTCTCATCGTCGCGTACGTGTCGCCCCGCGTGACCACGGCATCGTCCAGGCGCCAGGCCGACGCCGCCTGGCCGTTCGGTGTCTTCCTGCTCAACGGAGCCCTGTTCGTGCTGATCGGGTTGGAGGTGCAGTTCGTCGCGCACGAGATCTCGGCTGCCGCGATCGGACGCCTGGTGCTCATCACCCTCGGTGTCTGGGTGACGCTGCTGGTCGTGCGCTACCTCTTCCAGGTCATGAACATCCTCTTCCAGCGCAGGGCGGGGTCTCGCCCGTCGGCGGGCGCGCGAGCCCGATCGATGGCGGTGTCGACCGTCGCGGGGATGCGAGGGGCCGTGTCGCTCGCGATCGCTCTGTCGGTTCCCGCCGCGAGCGCGACCGAGGGTGAGATCGCCGGCCGCGACGAGATCGTCTTCGTCACCGCCGGCGTGATCATGCTGAGCCTGCTCGTGCAGGGTCCGCTGCTGCCCGCGATCGTGCGATGGGCGCGATTCCCGGCCGACCACATCGAAGACGAGGAGTACGAGCTAGCCGAGCGCACGATCTCGGGTGCGGCGCTCGCCGCCCTCGACGATCTCGCGGCAGAGCACGGCGTCGGGCAGGAGATCCGCGACAAGGTGCGCGCCGAGGGCTACCAGATGCTCGAGTTCTCGAACGCCCGCGCTCTGGCCCGAGAACAGGCCATCGTCGACGCTGAGGCTCAGGCGCTCGACGTGCTGCTCGACGAGCCGGATCCGCTCGGCAGCGGGAACACGATGTCGGAGGCGGCAGGCGACGGCGGATCGGACGGCGGATCGGATGCTGCGCAGACGATGCTGCGACTGCCGGACGCGACCCGCATCGGCGCCGACGGTGAGGGCGCGGACGGCGAGGTCAGGACCCTGCAGATGCTCGCCACGTCGGCCGACGTCGACGTGATGCAGCGCTCGCCGCTGCTGCGGCACGAGGAGCATACCCGGCTGAAGCTCGCGCTCATCGATCGCAAGCGTGAAGTGCTGCTGGGGCTGCGTCGGGAAGGCACGGTCGATGATCTCGTCGTGCGGCGCATCTCGGCGCGGCTCGATCTCGAGCAGGTGCGTCTGCAGGGGATCGAGGACTACGACTGA
- a CDS encoding ABC-F family ATP-binding cassette domain-containing protein, whose protein sequence is MAHLLGAEALHLEYPTRVVFDSVTLGIEEGDRIGIVGRNGDGKSSLLGMLAGIKEPNSGRVTVRGGTTIGVLDQADTLSDDLTISAAVVGDTPEYEWAGDPRIRDVIEGLLKDLPWDAEIGSLSGGQRRRVSLAKLLTGDWDVIALDEPTNHLDVEAITWLAGHLKKRWSANSGALMVVTHDRWFLDEICTETWEVHDRIVEPFEGGYAAYILQRVERDRMAAATEAKRQNLAKKELAWLRRGAPARTAKPKFRIDAANELIADVPEIRDKISLQSLAVSRLGKDVVDLLDVGVTYPTADGGTREVLRDVEWRIAPGERTGILGVNGAGKSTLLGLISGTVEPTVGRVKRGTTVKVKTLTQRLDELEDVRREPVRVVISRLRTSYTMGAGSKAQELTPGQLLERLGFDSAQLSTPVKDLSGGQQRRLQLLLVLLDQPNVLILDEPTNDLDTDMLAAIEDLLDSWSGTLLVVSHDRYFLERVTDQQFAILDGHLRHLPGGVDEYLRLRQLQTSAPGKSQTAVNTEKKAPSLDGAALRAAQKEVASLERRIQKLTQQVDKAKTALADHDQSDFAGLGEKMKSISDQQAEIEELELRWFELTEELD, encoded by the coding sequence ATGGCACATCTTCTCGGGGCAGAAGCCCTTCACCTCGAATATCCGACGAGGGTCGTCTTCGACTCCGTGACCCTCGGCATCGAAGAAGGTGACCGCATCGGCATCGTCGGCCGCAACGGCGACGGAAAGTCGAGCCTGCTGGGCATGCTGGCCGGCATCAAGGAGCCGAACTCCGGTCGGGTGACCGTGCGCGGCGGCACGACCATCGGCGTCCTCGATCAGGCGGACACGCTCAGCGACGACCTCACCATCAGCGCCGCGGTCGTCGGCGACACCCCTGAATACGAGTGGGCCGGCGATCCCCGCATCCGCGACGTGATCGAGGGACTGCTGAAGGATCTGCCGTGGGATGCGGAGATCGGCTCCCTCAGTGGTGGTCAGCGCCGTCGCGTCTCGCTCGCCAAGCTGCTCACAGGGGACTGGGACGTCATCGCCCTCGACGAGCCCACCAACCACCTCGACGTCGAGGCCATCACCTGGCTCGCCGGACACCTCAAGAAGCGGTGGAGCGCGAACTCCGGCGCACTCATGGTCGTGACCCACGACCGGTGGTTCCTCGACGAGATCTGCACCGAGACCTGGGAGGTGCACGACCGCATCGTCGAGCCCTTCGAGGGTGGCTACGCGGCGTACATCCTGCAGCGCGTCGAGCGCGACCGGATGGCGGCCGCCACCGAGGCCAAGCGTCAGAACCTCGCCAAGAAGGAGCTCGCCTGGCTCCGACGAGGCGCCCCGGCCCGAACCGCGAAGCCGAAGTTCCGTATCGACGCGGCCAACGAGCTCATCGCCGACGTGCCGGAGATCCGCGACAAGATCTCGCTGCAGTCTCTCGCCGTCTCGCGCCTCGGCAAGGACGTCGTCGACCTGCTCGACGTCGGAGTGACGTACCCCACCGCCGACGGCGGCACGCGAGAGGTGCTCCGTGACGTCGAGTGGCGCATCGCGCCGGGGGAGCGCACCGGAATCCTCGGCGTCAACGGTGCCGGCAAGTCGACGCTGCTCGGGCTCATCTCGGGCACGGTCGAGCCCACCGTCGGCCGCGTGAAGCGCGGCACGACCGTGAAGGTCAAGACCCTCACCCAGCGCCTCGACGAACTCGAGGACGTGCGGCGCGAGCCGGTGCGCGTCGTGATCTCGCGGTTGCGCACCTCCTACACGATGGGCGCAGGATCCAAGGCGCAGGAGCTCACCCCCGGGCAGCTGCTCGAGCGCCTGGGCTTCGACTCCGCGCAGCTCTCCACCCCGGTGAAGGACCTCTCCGGTGGGCAGCAGCGTCGCCTCCAGCTGCTGCTCGTGCTCCTCGACCAGCCCAACGTGCTGATCCTCGACGAGCCGACCAACGATCTCGACACCGACATGCTCGCGGCGATCGAGGACCTGCTCGACTCGTGGTCGGGAACCCTGCTGGTCGTCAGCCACGACCGGTACTTCCTCGAGCGCGTGACGGATCAGCAGTTCGCGATCCTCGACGGGCACCTGCGGCACCTCCCCGGAGGGGTCGACGAGTATCTGCGTCTGCGCCAGCTGCAGACCTCGGCGCCGGGCAAGTCGCAGACCGCCGTCAACACCGAGAAGAAGGCCCCCAGTCTCGACGGTGCCGCCCTGCGCGCCGCGCAGAAGGAGGTCGCGTCGCTGGAGCGTCGCATTCAGAAGCTCACGCAGCAGGTCGACAAGGCGAAGACCGCTCTCGCGGATCATGACCAGTCGGACTTCGCCGGCCTCGGCGAGAAGATGAAGTCGATCAGTGACCAGCAGGCCGAGATCGAGGAGCTCGAACTCCGCTGGTTCGAGCTGACCGAGGAACTCGACTGA
- a CDS encoding alpha/beta fold hydrolase produces the protein MLLHAIDAPADAVSGADATTVVLLHGMMGSSESWWRVIPRLTARGYRVLALDLPGHGLSPRDPDLTIEQAAASVVETVQKLASRHPVAAIGHSYGASVLAAAAGELRPEVAVYVDASLRLVGGHDRARLAAQYDDDRHARSSAESLRASRPYYSDTDAAVEARAASRFDPATMASVSCGADHVWLPDAGSIVVRADPSTWVSDADAERFERHGIDVRSISGAAHTVWYSHFDEFLASVPELFG, from the coding sequence ATGCTCCTCCATGCGATCGATGCACCGGCCGACGCCGTCTCGGGTGCAGACGCGACCACCGTGGTCCTGCTCCACGGAATGATGGGATCATCCGAGAGCTGGTGGCGTGTGATCCCCCGTCTCACAGCTCGGGGATACCGCGTGCTCGCACTCGACCTGCCTGGTCACGGCCTGTCGCCGCGAGACCCCGACCTCACCATCGAGCAGGCCGCGGCCTCCGTCGTCGAGACCGTGCAGAAACTCGCGAGCAGGCATCCGGTCGCAGCCATCGGACACTCCTATGGCGCGAGCGTCCTCGCAGCGGCGGCCGGCGAGCTCCGCCCGGAGGTCGCCGTCTACGTCGACGCGTCGCTCAGGCTGGTCGGAGGTCACGACCGCGCGCGCCTCGCCGCGCAGTACGACGACGACCGACATGCCCGATCGTCGGCGGAGAGCCTGCGCGCCTCCCGGCCCTACTACTCCGACACGGACGCCGCGGTCGAGGCACGCGCCGCGTCGCGGTTCGACCCGGCGACGATGGCATCCGTCTCGTGCGGAGCCGATCATGTGTGGCTTCCGGATGCGGGCTCGATCGTCGTCCGTGCAGACCCGAGCACGTGGGTGAGTGACGCCGATGCAGAGCGGTTCGAGCGGCACGGCATCGACGTGCGGAGCATCTCCGGCGCCGCGCACACGGTCTGGTACAGCCATTTCGACGAGTTCCTCGCGTCGGTCCCCGAACTCTTCGGCTGA
- a CDS encoding HNH endonuclease signature motif containing protein — MTALLDATDSQMATLADLVTSLEIAEATVSSMLAARDGLLAIAARLAIDIAKQGDHPDRGDHSIRTIAAEIATVQHVSDRTIERRMAAAGMLVDLFPTVWEAQGQGRIGAAHSRVIVDAGSHIESPVAREAYAAIMLPLAETESPNRLRALARRVAERFAATTVTERHRKARAQRRVWVTDGEDGMAALHAHAPAALIHGMFDRLSQMAHALREENLRAKREAKRDGREFDTDDRTVDEIRVDLLTDLVLSGAPSGHDTEDGLLSEITARIEVTVPVTTLMADDADAAPQGQGSHEQAPGDGFVSPPAELDGRIPIDTDTARRLAGSATGWDRVMTHPISGRVLAVDRYRPGTHLRRHLRARDQRCRFPGCGIAARKCDLDHNHAASAGGATCETNLASFCRRHHVLKHNSPWHVEQKPGGVIEWTSPTGRTYRDTPPAPNTVTFTESDAVRAPF, encoded by the coding sequence ATGACAGCACTGCTCGACGCGACGGACTCCCAGATGGCGACACTCGCCGATCTGGTGACGTCGCTAGAGATCGCGGAGGCGACGGTGAGCAGCATGTTGGCTGCTCGCGACGGTCTTCTCGCGATCGCGGCACGGCTGGCGATCGACATCGCGAAACAGGGCGACCATCCCGACCGTGGCGACCACTCGATCCGCACCATCGCCGCCGAGATCGCCACGGTGCAGCACGTCAGCGATCGCACCATCGAGCGACGGATGGCAGCGGCGGGGATGCTGGTCGACCTCTTCCCGACCGTCTGGGAGGCACAGGGGCAGGGTCGCATTGGCGCCGCGCACTCTCGAGTCATCGTCGATGCAGGCTCGCACATCGAATCGCCCGTTGCTCGTGAGGCGTACGCGGCGATCATGCTGCCCCTGGCCGAGACGGAGTCACCCAACCGGCTGCGTGCGCTGGCTCGTCGGGTCGCAGAGAGATTCGCTGCCACGACCGTAACGGAGAGGCACCGCAAGGCACGCGCTCAGCGGCGCGTCTGGGTGACCGACGGCGAAGACGGGATGGCCGCGCTGCACGCGCACGCCCCCGCGGCCCTGATCCACGGCATGTTCGACCGCCTCTCGCAGATGGCGCACGCGCTGCGCGAAGAGAATCTTCGCGCGAAGCGGGAGGCGAAGCGAGACGGGCGGGAGTTCGACACCGACGATCGCACGGTCGACGAGATCCGCGTCGATCTGCTCACCGACCTGGTGCTCAGCGGTGCGCCGAGCGGACACGACACCGAAGACGGGCTGCTCTCCGAGATCACGGCACGTATCGAGGTGACTGTGCCGGTGACGACCCTGATGGCGGATGACGCGGATGCGGCTCCGCAAGGTCAGGGGTCGCACGAGCAGGCACCGGGCGACGGGTTCGTCAGTCCGCCGGCCGAGCTCGACGGACGGATCCCCATCGACACCGACACGGCACGCAGACTCGCGGGTTCGGCGACGGGGTGGGACCGGGTGATGACGCATCCGATCAGCGGGCGGGTGCTCGCGGTCGACCGATACAGACCCGGCACGCACCTCCGCCGACATCTTCGAGCGAGAGACCAGCGTTGTCGCTTTCCCGGATGCGGGATAGCGGCACGCAAGTGCGACCTCGATCACAATCACGCGGCCTCCGCGGGCGGCGCGACCTGCGAGACGAACCTCGCCTCGTTCTGTCGGCGGCACCACGTTCTGAAGCACAACTCCCCCTGGCACGTCGAACAGAAGCCCGGCGGAGTCATCGAATGGACGAGCCCGACCGGCCGCACCTACAGAGACACTCCCCCTGCACCGAACACGGTCACCTTCACCGAGTCGGATGCCGTGCGCGCGCCGTTCTGA